From Gemmatimonadota bacterium, a single genomic window includes:
- a CDS encoding phytanoyl-CoA dioxygenase family protein yields the protein MHVMASGLTDHQINQYLEDGFLPIERLFDPTSLDPLIAELNEVVDTWAERYHAEGRLPERFVDEPFERRLNRIHEAMDGQCGELHEAVLGKRKTAGMFHVMTLPGILNVVESLIGPEILVHPQFNSRAKLPDRTSVVDWHQDIGFLEPDVMQTFMVNFWLPLVDTNERNGCLEVIRGSHRSERLPFEDSPENIDPGALPAGERVSCPIPRGGVLLLQHTTVHRSAPNFSDHIRWSLDIRYSDWRKPTGRDEVPGFIARSRSHPEKVATGHEAWQRVLDRV from the coding sequence ATGCATGTCATGGCGAGCGGTCTGACGGACCACCAGATCAATCAGTATCTTGAAGACGGCTTCCTGCCGATTGAAAGGCTGTTCGACCCCACTTCGCTCGATCCCTTGATCGCGGAATTGAACGAGGTCGTCGATACCTGGGCGGAGCGGTACCACGCGGAAGGGCGGCTGCCGGAACGGTTTGTGGACGAGCCCTTCGAACGGAGGCTAAACCGGATCCACGAGGCCATGGACGGCCAGTGCGGGGAATTGCACGAGGCCGTACTGGGAAAGCGTAAGACCGCGGGAATGTTTCACGTCATGACCCTGCCCGGGATCCTGAACGTGGTCGAATCCCTCATCGGCCCGGAGATCCTCGTCCATCCCCAGTTCAACTCCCGGGCCAAGCTTCCGGACAGGACGTCGGTCGTGGACTGGCACCAGGACATTGGGTTCCTGGAACCGGACGTGATGCAGACTTTCATGGTCAATTTCTGGCTGCCGTTGGTGGATACGAACGAACGCAACGGCTGCCTGGAGGTCATCCGCGGCAGTCACCGCAGTGAACGCCTGCCCTTCGAGGACTCACCCGAGAACATCGATCCCGGCGCTTTGCCCGCCGGCGAGCGGGTATCCTGTCCCATTCCCCGGGGCGGCGTGCTCCTTTTGCAGCACACCACGGTACACCGATCCGCGCCGAATTTCTCGGATCACATACGATGGAGCCTGGATATCCGGTACAGCGACTGGCGCAAGCCCACGGGAAGGGACGAGGTACCGGGCTTTATCGCCCGCAGCCGGTCCCATCCGGAGAAGGTCGCCACCGGACACGAGGCATGGCAGCGGGTGCTCGACCGGGTTTGA
- a CDS encoding amidohydrolase/deacetylase family metallohydrolase yields the protein MAFDLVLSGATIIDPSQQKNGKGDVGIRNGKIVAVSDRIEAGASTTIDVSGKYLTPGWIDLHAHVYAGATTFGIKADALCLATGVTTIVDAGSPGWTNLRGFLEFIVEPSRTEVLTFVHISSIGLLNSMRGEMEDIKNADPERTARVISMWPRHCVGVKVRQGAFQVGSHGVEPLRRAVEAAEMADTRVMVHIDRGVALPDILELLRPGDVVTHCYQGKGDHILGDDDRVIPEVYEARERGVFFDLGHGAGSFHYGIAKRAVELGFLSDVISTDLHVYSLRSPVYSLPETASKLLNMGLDFEEIVRQTTSNPAGVLNRSDDIGTLKKGSVADIAVFDLEEGRFTFTDAHGRQESGPSMITPHLTVRAGQVYYPDDVRDEVAETERRAEEMVGIT from the coding sequence ATGGCTTTCGACCTGGTGCTGTCGGGCGCGACGATCATCGATCCCTCCCAACAGAAGAACGGAAAAGGCGACGTCGGGATCAGAAACGGCAAAATAGTGGCGGTTTCCGATCGTATTGAAGCCGGTGCATCGACGACCATTGACGTATCGGGAAAGTACCTTACGCCCGGCTGGATCGATCTTCACGCCCATGTTTACGCCGGCGCCACGACCTTCGGCATCAAGGCCGACGCCCTCTGCCTGGCGACCGGCGTGACCACCATCGTGGACGCCGGAAGTCCGGGATGGACCAACCTGCGCGGATTTCTCGAGTTCATCGTCGAACCCTCCCGGACCGAAGTGCTCACCTTTGTCCATATCAGCAGTATCGGGCTCCTGAATTCCATGCGCGGCGAGATGGAGGACATTAAAAACGCCGATCCCGAGCGTACCGCCCGGGTCATTTCGATGTGGCCGCGTCACTGCGTCGGCGTCAAGGTCCGGCAGGGGGCGTTCCAGGTGGGAAGCCACGGCGTGGAGCCGCTCCGGCGGGCCGTCGAAGCCGCCGAGATGGCAGACACCCGGGTAATGGTACACATCGACAGGGGCGTTGCCCTGCCGGATATTCTGGAGCTGCTACGTCCGGGCGATGTTGTGACCCACTGCTACCAGGGCAAGGGAGATCATATCCTCGGCGACGACGACCGGGTGATTCCCGAGGTATACGAAGCCAGAGAACGCGGCGTGTTCTTCGACCTGGGCCACGGCGCCGGGAGTTTTCATTACGGCATCGCCAAAAGGGCGGTCGAACTGGGTTTCCTGTCCGACGTGATCAGTACCGACCTGCACGTCTACAGCCTGAGATCGCCGGTGTACAGTCTTCCTGAAACGGCATCCAAACTGCTGAACATGGGGCTGGATTTCGAGGAGATCGTCCGCCAGACGACATCAAATCCCGCGGGAGTACTGAACCGATCAGATGATATCGGTACGCTGAAGAAGGGAAGCGTCGCCGACATCGCCGTTTTCGACCTGGAAGAAGGCCGATTTACGTTTACCGATGCCCACGGACGGCAGGAAAGCGGGCCCAGCATGATCACCCCGCATCTAACCGTACGGGCCGGACAGGTGTATTATCCGGACGACGTTAGAGACGAGGTGGCCGAGACCGAGCGCCGCGCCGAAGAAATGGTGGGGATCACCG